The following are encoded together in the Pieris napi chromosome 17, ilPieNapi1.2, whole genome shotgun sequence genome:
- the LOC125057962 gene encoding rho GDP-dissociation inhibitor 1 isoform X2, whose protein sequence is MSGEPDVARTPEEETEEEIKSSYKPPPEKTIEEILAADQEDESLRKYKEALLGQVQAGPIIVDANDPRKVIVKKLALCVAERDDLELDLSGDLTDLKKQVFTIKEGVQYKIRIDFIVQREIVHGLKYVQKTYRMGVPVDKMTHMVGSYPPKTEIQSYTTPPEDAPSGMMARGSYSVNSLFTDDDKNVHLQWEWTFDIKKDWKD, encoded by the exons ATGTCTGGAGAACCTGATGTTGCTCGTACTCCAGAGGAGGAAACTGAGGAAGAAATCAAATCCTCTTACAAACCACCTCCGGAGAAGACCATCGAGGAGATCCTTGCTGCTGACCAGGAAGATGAGTCTTTACGGAAGTATAAAGAGGCATTGTTAGGACAGGTGCAGGCTGGACCTATTATCGTTG ACGCTAATGACCCACGGAAAGTGATTGTCAAAAAGCTGGCGCTGTGCGTTGCTGAACGTGATGACTTAGAGCTAGACCTCTCTGGAGACCTTACTGATCTCAAAAAACAg gtATTCACTATAAAGGAGGGTGTGCAATACAAAATAAGAATCGACTTCATAGTGCAGCGTGAGATCGTGCACGGACTCAAGTATGTGCAAAAGACCTACCGTATGGGTGTGCCAG TGGACAAAATGACACACATGGTCGGATCTTACCCTCCCAAAACCGAGATTCAGTCATATACCACGCCCCCTGAAGATGCGCCTTCGGGGATGATGGCGAGAGGATCCTATTCTGTCAACAGCCTCTTTACTGATGACGACAAGAATGTCCACCTTCAGTGGGAGTGGACCTTTGACATCAAGAAGGACTGGAAGGATTAG
- the LOC125057962 gene encoding rho GDP-dissociation inhibitor 1 isoform X1, giving the protein MSGEPDVARTPEEETEEEIKSSYKPPPEKTIEEILAADQEDESLRKYKEALLGQVQAGPIIVDANDPRKVIVKKLALCVAERDDLELDLSGDLTDLKKQVFTIKEGVQYKIRIDFIVQREIVHGLKYVQKTYRMGVPAPVDKMTHMVGSYPPKTEIQSYTTPPEDAPSGMMARGSYSVNSLFTDDDKNVHLQWEWTFDIKKDWKD; this is encoded by the exons ATGTCTGGAGAACCTGATGTTGCTCGTACTCCAGAGGAGGAAACTGAGGAAGAAATCAAATCCTCTTACAAACCACCTCCGGAGAAGACCATCGAGGAGATCCTTGCTGCTGACCAGGAAGATGAGTCTTTACGGAAGTATAAAGAGGCATTGTTAGGACAGGTGCAGGCTGGACCTATTATCGTTG ACGCTAATGACCCACGGAAAGTGATTGTCAAAAAGCTGGCGCTGTGCGTTGCTGAACGTGATGACTTAGAGCTAGACCTCTCTGGAGACCTTACTGATCTCAAAAAACAg gtATTCACTATAAAGGAGGGTGTGCAATACAAAATAAGAATCGACTTCATAGTGCAGCGTGAGATCGTGCACGGACTCAAGTATGTGCAAAAGACCTACCGTATGGGTGTGCCAG CTCCTG TGGACAAAATGACACACATGGTCGGATCTTACCCTCCCAAAACCGAGATTCAGTCATATACCACGCCCCCTGAAGATGCGCCTTCGGGGATGATGGCGAGAGGATCCTATTCTGTCAACAGCCTCTTTACTGATGACGACAAGAATGTCCACCTTCAGTGGGAGTGGACCTTTGACATCAAGAAGGACTGGAAGGATTAG
- the LOC125058120 gene encoding uncharacterized protein LOC125058120 has product MQPSMIPTEYLLTRLAVIDLTSITKTIPTLVLSLEAALQWIVLRHDPREPTLLLFNFGWKSKSKRRQCICQIPGLSYDLAEYIATNLSRVVGVATDAPSLESEETREMTSRTVSNVLGRNGVYIIENVNIKRKIPERGCMSLAMPLKILEAAYVPTRLTAFCPSQKTDRFVTIALKKQGEIVELVKADKDVDLAEIMN; this is encoded by the exons ATGCAGCCATCTATGATCCCAACAGAGTATCTTCTAACAAGGC TGGCTGTAATAGACCTAACGTCAATAACGAAGACGATACCAACTCTAGTTCTTTCGCTGGAAGCCGCCCTGCAGTGGATAGTTCTGAGACATGATCCACGAGAACCAACGTTACTGTTATTCAATTTTGGTTGGAAATCGAAGAGCAAACGTCGCCAGTGCATTTGTCAGATACCAg GACTTAGTTACGATTTAGCGGAGTACATTGCTACCAATCTTTCAAGAGTAGTAGGAGTAGCAACGGACGCTCCCAGCCTGGAGTCGGAAGAGACAAGAGAAATGACGTCTCGCACCGTCTCCAACGTGTTAGGGAGAAATGGAGTATATATCAtagaaaatgttaatattaagaGGAAAATACCTG aaagaGGATGTATGTCACTAGCAATGCCTCTAAAGATCCTCGAAGCCGCCTATGTACCCACTAGACTCACAGCATTCTGTCCCTCTCAGAAGACTGACCGCTTCGTCACGATAGCTTTGAAGAAACAGGGTGAAATCGTCGAATTGGTTAAAGCTGATAAAGATGTTGACTTAGCGGagattatgaattaa